Proteins co-encoded in one Juglans regia cultivar Chandler chromosome 16, Walnut 2.0, whole genome shotgun sequence genomic window:
- the LOC109007561 gene encoding uncharacterized protein LOC109007561, with amino-acid sequence MYLKKALWAEEVASKVSPESEPQQDSAAMVVQELVDSLNRQRLYREITLALKTGLRDARAEFSFLRIRGLRSLLNFLRSVAESDSTIQLFCLTQSVPELRVVPALFQHSLKEPQDVRVANLDHLFGVEPLKITSPSTDAEVALALRVLEGCCLLHRESTALAHHHKAIQVLINILSTRGVLEQGACLDALISIMLDSTANQMDFEACNGIEEVAELIRDKQLDENLRLKCGEFLLLLIGHVNGREKPPLAAIHEDISRLLGEKSASLIWAASQFGSTLDPKERLTALHIQAGRVLESLDLY; translated from the exons atgtactTGAAGAAGGCCCTTTGGGCGGAGGAAGTAGCTTCGAAGGTGTCGCCGGAATCGGAGCCGCAGCAGGATTCTGCGGCTATGGTAGTCCAGGAACTGGTTGATTCGCTGAACCGGCAGCGGCTGTACCGGGAGATCACGCTGGCCCTGAAAACCGGGCTCCGTGACGCCCGAGCAGAGTTCTCGTTCCTCCGCATTCGCGGCCTCCGAAGCCTCCTCAATTTCCTCCGATCCGTTGCAGAGTCAGACTCCACGATCCAGCTCTTCTGCCTTACTCAGTCCGTCCCCGAGCTCCGAG TGGTTCCGGCTTTGTTCCAACATTCACTAAAAGAGCCACAAGACGTGAGAGTAGCAAATTTGGATCATTTATTTGGCGTAGAGCCTTTGAAGATAACTAGTCCTTCAACTGATGCCGAAGTGGCACTCGCGCTGCGGGTCTTGGAAGGTTGTTGCTTGCTCCATAGAGAGAGCACAGCTTTGGCCCATCACCATAAGGCAATTCAG GTTTTAATTAACATATTATCAACTCGTGGAGTACTTGAACAAGGTGCATGCTTAGATGCGTTAATCTCAATAATGCTGGATTCAACTGCCAATCAAAtg GATTTTGAGGCATGTAATGGCATCGAGGAAGTTGCAGAGCTCATAAGAGACAAACAATTGGATGAAAATCTCAg GTTGAAATGTGGTGAGTTCCTGTTGCTACTCATAGGGCATGTAAATGGTAGGGAAAAGCCTCCCTTGGCAGCCATACACGAAGACATAAGCCGACTTCTAGGAGAGAAATCTGCCTCCTTGATATGGGCAGCCAGCCAATTTGGCTCCACACTGGATCCCAAGGAAAGACTGACTGCTTTACACATCCAAGCTGGAAGGGTGCTTGAGTCACTCGATCTGTACTAA
- the LOC109007560 gene encoding pentatricopeptide repeat-containing protein At2g13600-like has product MPSHFLEPVARPLPPSPPLLDSNSPIKASTLSFQTPEASHRHKHVTLPTKHTRLPTLDKPVDSNAYASLLEYCKCPILGKQIHAHAVKSGFHGHEFVETKLLQMYGRCGCLEHANWLFETMPLRNMYSWTAILSVHVDNGFFEEALLLFRELQFADVALEFFVFPVVYKICSGLGMVELGRQLHAIAVKNQFASNIYVGNALIDMYGKCDSLDDAKKVLTTMPKKDRVSWNSLVTACAANGLVYEALEFLERMSLDNLMPNLVTWSAVIGGFSQNGYDEQAIELLYRMQAAGFQPNARTLASVLPACARLQKLSLGKELHGYITRHGLMSNPFTVNGLVDMYRRCADMGSASNIFSKNSIKNCVIYNTMIVGYYENGEISKAKELFDRMELAGIKKDIISWNSMISGYADSFMFDEALSLFRDVLMEGFEPDSFTLGSALSACADMANLRLGKEIHSHATVRGLQSNTFVGGALVEMYCKCQHLEAAQMAFDEVNERDTPTWNALISGYAYCNKKEHIPDLIPKMKADGFELNVYTWNGMIAGYMENGHYDLAMKLFAEMQTSHLRPDIYSVGMILTACSRLATIERGKQVHAHSIRFGYESDIHIGAALLDMYAKCGSIKHALQAYNRIENPNLVSHNAMLTAYAMHGHGDEGIALFRKMLKEGFRPDQVTFLSVLSSCVHAGSVETGHEIFDMMGYYKVKPTLKHYTCMVDLLSRAGQLNEAYELIKKIPMEPDLVMWSALLGGCVVCGNVALGEMAAERLIELEPHNTANYVLLANLYAYGGRWDDLAKTRQMMNSRGMQKSPGCSWIEDRDEIHVFLASDKTHNRAEEIYSILDNLTIQMKRGFSTSL; this is encoded by the coding sequence ATGCCTTCTCACTTTTTGGAACCCGTCGCTCGCCCACTGCCACCATCGCCACCACTGCTTGATTCGAACAGTCCTATCAAAGCGTCTACCCTTTCTTTTCAGACACCTGAAGCTTCCCACCGACACAAGCACGTTACTCTCCCTACCAAGCATACTCGCCTCCCCACCCTTGATAAGCCGGTGGATTCGAACGCATATGCCTCGCTTCTTGAATATTGTAAATGCCCAATTTTAGGGAAACAGATACATGCCCACGCAGTCAAATCTGGGTTTCATGGGCACGAGTTTGTGGAAACCAAGTTGCTCCAGATGTATGGGAGATGTGGTTGTTTGGAACACGCGAATTGGTTGTTCGAAACAATGCCGCTTAGAAATATGTATTCTTGGACTGCCATTCTTAGTGTCCATGTGGATAATGGGTTCTTTGAGGAAGCTCTTTTGCTCTTTCGAGAACTACAATTCGCGGACGTTGCTTTAGAGTTTTTCGTGTTTCCGGTGGTCTATAAGATTTGCAGTGGTCTTGGCATGGTAGAACTAGGAAGACAGTTACATGCGATTGCGGTTAAGAATCAATTTGCTTCAAATATTTATGTGGGTAATGCTCTGATAGATATGTATGGCAAATGTGATAGTTTAGATGATGCCAAGAAGGTTTTAACAACGATGCCCAAGAAGGACCGCGTTTCATGGAATTCTTTGGTCACAGCTTGTGCTGCCAACGGTTTGGTCTACGAGGCATTGGAGTTTCTGGAAAGAATGTCTTTGGATAATTTAATGCCGAATCTTGTTACTTGGAGTGCAGTTATTGGAGGGTTTTCGCAGAATGGTTATGATGAGCAAGCCATTGAGCTGCTTTACAGGATGCAGGCTGCAGGATTTCAACCAAATGCGCGAACCCTAGCAAGTGTTCTTCCAGCTTGTGCGAGACTACAAAAGCTAAGCCTTGGAAAAGAACTCCATGGCTATATAACTAGACATGGGCTTATGTCTAACCCTTTCACTGTGAATGGATTAGTTGACATGTACAGGAGATGTGCTGATATGGGGAGTGCTTCCAACATATTTTCAAAGAATTCCATTAAAAATTGtgtcatatataatacaatgatCGTCGGATATTACGAGAATGGTGAAATCTCCAAGGCCAAGGAACTGTTTGATCGGATGGAGCTAGCTGGCATCAAGAAGGATATAATTTCATGGAACTCCATGATATCAGGATATGCAGATAGCTTCATGTTTGATGAAGCTTTGAGCTTGTTTCGAGATGTACTGATGGAAGGGTTTGAACCTGATTCGTTTACTCTAGGAAGCGCTCTTAGTGCTTGTGCCGATATGGCAAATTTGAGACTAGGGAAGGAAATACATTCTCATGCCACTGTCAGAGGTCTGCAATCTAACACCTTTGTGGGTGGAGCTCTAGTGGAAATGTACTGTAAATGCCAACACTTAGAAGCAGCTCAAATGGCTTTTGATGAAGTAAATGAAAGGGATACACCAACTTGGAACGCTCTAATCTCTGGCTATGCATACTGCAATAAGAAAGAACATATTCCAGATCTTATTCCTAAGATGAAAGCAGATGGTTTTGAGCTGAATGTATATACATGGAATGGTATGATCGCCGGTTATATGGAAAATGGCCATTATGATTTAGCCATGAAATTGTTCGCAGAAATGCAGACTTCACATTTGAGGCCTGATATATACAGCGTTGGAATGATTTTAACGGCATGCTCAAGGTTGGCCACAATTGAGCGAGGCAAGCAGGTTCATGCACATTCGATCAGATTTGGTTATGAATCAGATATTCACATTGGAGCGGCACTTTTGGACATGTATGCAAAATGTGGAAGTATAAAACACGCTTTGCAGGCTTATAACAGGATTGAGAATCCTAATTTGGTTTCTCACAATGCCATGCTTACAGCATATGCCATGCATGGACATGGGGATGAGGGAATTGCATTATTCCGGAAAATGTTGAAAGAGGGTTTTAGACCAGACCAGGTAACTTTTCTGTCAGTTCTTTCTTCATGTGTCCATGCCGGATCGGTCGAAACAGGTCATGAAATCTTTGATATGATGGGATATTACAAAGTGAAACCCACATTAAAACACTATACTTGTATGGTTGATCTCTTAAGTCGAGCAGGTCAGCTTAATGAAGCTTATGAACTTATCAAGAAAATTCCCATGGAGCCTGATTTGGTGATGTGGAGTGCTTTGCTTGGAGGATGTGTTGTTTGTGGTAATGTTGCATTAGGAGAAATGGCAGCAGAGCGGCTCATAGAGTTGGAACCGCATAACACTGCAAACTATGTTCTATTAGCAAACTTGTACGCTTATGGCGGGAGATGGGATGATCTAGCTAAAACAAGACAAATGATGAACAGTAGAGGAATGCAAAAGAGCCCGGGATGCAGTTGGATTGAGGATAGAGATGAGATTCATGTGTTTCTTGCAAGTGATAAAACTCACAACCGAGCTGAagaaatttattctattttagataatttgacCATTCAGATGAAAAGAGGGTTCTCAACTTCTCTTTAG